A region from the Halonatronomonas betaini genome encodes:
- a CDS encoding rhodanese-like domain-containing protein gives MDRGVESAEFSEMYDDGATIIDARDDDEIEASGLIDGALHIPSGEINENPDEFVDLLPEDMDATIVVHCAAGVRARGVVDTLVEMGYENVYYLDGRITVNEDGSFEF, from the coding sequence ATCGATCGCGGAGTAGAAAGTGCTGAATTCAGTGAGATGTATGATGATGGAGCTACAATAATTGATGCCAGAGATGATGATGAAATTGAAGCCAGTGGTCTAATCGATGGTGCCCTCCATATCCCAAGCGGTGAAATCAATGAAAATCCTGATGAGTTCGTTGATCTCCTGCCTGAAGATATGGATGCAACCATTGTTGTCCACTGTGCTGCCGGTGTAAGGGCCAGAGGTGTCGTTGATACACTAGTTGAGATGGGTTACGAAAATGTTTATTATCTCGATGGCCGAATCACAGTTAATGAAGATGGCAGTTTTGAATTTTAA
- the dnaK gene encoding molecular chaperone DnaK, giving the protein MSKILGIDLGTTNSCMAIIEGGEPTIINNKEGGRTTPSVVAFNKKGERIVGEQAKRQAITNSDQTVTSIKRQMGSDFKVNLKGTEYTPQEISAMILQKLKSDAEEYLGQEVKEAVITVPAYFSDSQRQATRDAGRIAGLEVERIINEPTAAALAYGLDDKKDQTIMVYDLGGGTFDISILEIGDGVFEVIATSGNNKLGGDDFDERIINYLAEQFQNETGIDLKKDKMALQRLKDAAEKAKIELSSIQETNINLPFITQTDDGPKHLDINLTRAKFNDLTADLVEATMGPARQAMKDAGLSTGEIDEVLLVGGSTRIPAVQEAVQKLAGKDANKSINPDEVVAIGAAIQGGVLAGDVDDLVLLDITPLSLGIETLGGVFTKLIERNTTIPVSESKVFSTAEDNQNSVEINVLQGERKMARNNKTLGRFQLTNIPPAPRGIPQIEVTFDIDENGIVNVSAKDKGTGNQQKITIKSNSGLSEEDIESMIKDAERYAEEDRKKFEEVDTKNEAESLIYSVEKTLKESGDKVDSGLKDQIAGSIKELKKELDKETINVDSVKNKIDILSDLFTDVSQQLYQKQETEKKTKNQSESKAEENLDQDNDDAIDVDFEEL; this is encoded by the coding sequence ATGAGCAAAATATTAGGGATTGATTTAGGGACCACTAATTCCTGTATGGCAATTATTGAAGGCGGAGAGCCTACCATCATTAATAATAAAGAGGGTGGCCGGACTACACCTTCAGTCGTTGCCTTTAACAAAAAGGGTGAAAGAATTGTTGGCGAGCAGGCTAAGAGACAGGCTATAACTAACTCAGATCAGACTGTAACATCTATTAAACGTCAGATGGGCAGCGATTTTAAAGTTAATTTAAAAGGGACTGAATATACCCCTCAGGAGATCTCTGCGATGATCTTACAGAAATTAAAATCAGATGCCGAAGAATATCTTGGCCAGGAGGTAAAGGAAGCAGTAATAACTGTGCCGGCTTATTTTAGTGATAGTCAGCGGCAGGCAACTAGAGATGCCGGTCGGATTGCTGGCCTTGAAGTTGAGAGGATTATTAATGAACCGACAGCAGCTGCTCTGGCCTATGGCCTTGATGATAAAAAGGATCAGACAATTATGGTTTATGACCTTGGAGGCGGCACCTTTGATATTTCAATTCTGGAGATAGGAGATGGTGTCTTTGAAGTTATAGCAACCAGTGGCAATAATAAGCTTGGTGGAGATGATTTTGATGAAAGAATTATTAATTATCTGGCCGAGCAATTTCAGAATGAAACTGGGATTGATCTTAAAAAAGATAAAATGGCATTACAGCGCTTAAAGGATGCAGCTGAAAAAGCAAAAATTGAATTATCAAGTATTCAGGAGACTAACATTAATCTCCCCTTTATTACTCAGACTGATGATGGCCCTAAACATCTAGATATAAACCTGACAAGGGCTAAATTTAACGATTTAACAGCCGATCTGGTGGAGGCTACTATGGGACCGGCCAGACAGGCTATGAAGGATGCCGGGCTTTCTACCGGTGAAATTGATGAGGTGCTTCTTGTTGGTGGATCTACTAGAATTCCGGCAGTTCAGGAAGCAGTTCAAAAGCTTGCCGGTAAGGATGCAAATAAAAGTATAAACCCAGATGAAGTTGTTGCAATTGGGGCAGCTATTCAGGGGGGAGTACTTGCTGGAGATGTTGATGATCTTGTTCTCCTTGATATTACACCATTATCTCTAGGCATTGAAACTTTAGGTGGAGTCTTTACAAAATTAATTGAGAGGAATACAACTATTCCTGTTTCAGAGAGTAAAGTCTTCTCCACAGCTGAAGATAATCAAAACTCTGTTGAAATTAATGTATTACAGGGTGAAAGAAAGATGGCCAGGAATAATAAAACTTTAGGCCGGTTTCAATTGACCAATATTCCACCGGCCCCAAGAGGGATTCCACAAATTGAAGTGACTTTTGATATAGATGAAAATGGGATTGTAAATGTTTCAGCTAAAGATAAAGGTACTGGTAATCAACAGAAAATAACTATTAAATCTAACAGTGGACTTAGTGAAGAGGATATAGAAAGTATGATAAAAGATGCAGAACGTTATGCTGAAGAAGATAGAAAGAAGTTTGAAGAGGTTGATACCAAAAATGAGGCTGAATCATTAATCTATTCAGTAGAAAAAACCCTAAAAGAATCTGGCGACAAAGTAGATTCTGGCTTAAAAGATCAGATTGCCGGCTCAATAAAAGAGTTAAAAAAAGAGCTGGATAAGGAGACAATTAATGTTGATTCTGTCAAAAATAAAATAGATATTCTCTCTGATCTGTTTACAGATGTAAGTCAGCAGTTATATCAAAAACAGGAGACTGAGAAGAAAACTAAAAACCAATCTGAATCAAAAGCTGAAGAAAATTTAGATCAGGATAATGATGATGCTATTGATGTTGATTTTGAAGAATTATAA
- a CDS encoding cold shock domain-containing protein, protein MIYTGTVKWFNDQKGFGFIERESGDDVFVHFSAIQDEGFKSLEDGQDVEFEVVEGDRGPQAENVVAI, encoded by the coding sequence ATGATTTACACAGGTACAGTTAAATGGTTTAACGATCAAAAAGGTTTCGGTTTTATTGAAAGAGAATCTGGTGACGACGTATTCGTACATTTCTCAGCAATTCAGGATGAAGGTTTCAAAAGCCTGGAAGATGGTCAGGACGTTGAGTTTGAAGTAGTAGAAGGCGACCGCGGACCACAAGCTGAAAACGTTGTTGCTATATAA
- a CDS encoding mechanosensitive ion channel family protein → MILTFIISLAVFLLFYFLLLLATRWIFRNFSENKYQAMRDKLKIPIFLLLLNIALLIPFQYYEEINLIMENIQHLFIITFILAISWLVIRIMRLFIIYLSEKHRIDVKDNLKARKAQTQYKVLERVLEVLVIFFAVATALMTFDPIRNIGVSLFASAGVAGIVIGFSAQKVIASIIAGIQLAIAQPIRIDDVVIVDGEWGWIEEINLTYVIVKVWDQRRLVVPSTYFIDNTFQNWTRKTSDILGTVFLYTDYTVPIDEIRAELDRLLENNELWDGNVKVVQVTNASERTMEVRVLVSAQDSPTAWELRVYLREELIKFIQENYPESLPRTRVEFPDKTGNNNKNDTP, encoded by the coding sequence ATGATCCTAACATTTATTATTAGTCTGGCAGTTTTTCTATTATTTTATTTCTTATTGCTTTTAGCTACCCGCTGGATCTTTAGAAATTTTTCAGAAAATAAATACCAGGCCATGCGAGATAAGTTAAAGATACCAATCTTTTTACTTCTACTAAATATTGCATTGCTTATACCCTTTCAATATTATGAAGAAATCAATCTGATAATGGAGAATATCCAACATCTATTTATAATAACTTTTATACTGGCTATTAGCTGGCTGGTCATCAGGATAATGCGTTTATTTATAATTTATCTAAGTGAAAAACATCGAATCGATGTAAAAGATAATTTAAAAGCTAGAAAAGCCCAGACCCAGTATAAAGTACTTGAAAGAGTGCTGGAAGTTTTAGTCATCTTCTTTGCAGTTGCTACAGCTTTAATGACATTTGATCCTATTAGAAATATCGGGGTAAGTCTTTTTGCTTCCGCCGGAGTTGCAGGCATAGTAATCGGCTTTTCTGCTCAAAAGGTAATCGCCTCAATTATTGCTGGTATCCAGCTGGCCATTGCCCAGCCAATCAGAATCGACGATGTTGTAATCGTTGATGGCGAATGGGGCTGGATTGAAGAAATTAATTTAACATATGTAATAGTTAAAGTCTGGGATCAAAGGAGACTTGTTGTTCCATCAACTTACTTTATCGATAATACCTTTCAGAACTGGACTAGAAAGACATCTGATATTTTAGGAACTGTCTTCTTATATACAGATTATACAGTACCAATTGATGAAATCCGGGCAGAATTAGACAGACTGCTTGAAAACAATGAACTCTGGGATGGAAATGTTAAAGTTGTGCAGGTAACCAATGCCAGTGAAAGAACTATGGAAGTTAGAGTTTTAGTCAGTGCCCAGGATTCCCCGACCGCCTGGGAGCTTAGAGTATACCTGAGGGAAGAATTAATTAAGTTCATTCAAGAAAATTATCCTGAAAGCCTGCCAAGAACTAGAGTCGAATTTCCAGATAAAACTGGAAACAATAATAAAAATGATACACCATAA